A single window of Macaca mulatta isolate MMU2019108-1 chromosome 9, T2T-MMU8v2.0, whole genome shotgun sequence DNA harbors:
- the FZD8 gene encoding frizzled-8, translated as MEWGYLLEVTSLLAALALLQRSSGAAAASAKELACQEITVPLCKGIGYNYTYMPNQFNHDTQDEAGLEVHQFWPLVEIQCSPDLKFFLCSMYTPICLEDYKKPLPPCRSVCERAKAGCAPLMRQYGFAWPDRMRCDRLPEQGNPDTLCMDYNRTDLTTAAPSPPRRLPPPPPGEQPPSGSGHGRPPGARPPHRGGGRGGGGGDAAAPPARGGGGGGKARPPGGGAAPCEPGCQCRAPMVSVSSERHPLYNRVKTGQIANCALPCHNPFFSQDERAFTVFWIGLWSVLCFVSTFATVSTFLIDMERFKYPERPIIFLSACYLFVSVGYLVRLVAGHEKVACSGGAPGAGGAGGAGGAAAGAGAAGAGAGGPGGRGEYEELGAVEQHVRYETTGPALCTVVFLLVYFFGMASSIWWVILSLTWFLAAGMKWGNEAIAGYSQYFHLAAWLVPSVKSIAVLALSSVDGDPVAGICYVGNQSLDNLRGFVLAPLVIYLFIGTMFLLAGFVSLFRIRSVIKQQDGPTKTHKLEKLMIRLGLFTVLYTVPAAVVVACLFYEQHNRPRWEATHNCPCLRDLQPDQARRPDYAVFMLKYFMCLVVGITSGVWVWSGKTLESWRSLCTRCCWASKGAAVGGGAGATAAGGGGGPGGGGGGGPGGGGPGGGAGSLYSDVSTGLTWRSGTASSVSYPKQMPLSQV; from the coding sequence ATGGAGTGGGGTTACCTGTTGGAAGTGACCTCGCTGCTGGCCGCCTTAGCGCTGCTGCAGCGCTCTAGCGGCGCGGCGGCCGCCTCGGCCAAGGAGCTGGCGTGCCAAGAGATCACCGTGCCGCTGTGTAAGGGCATCGGCTACAACTACACCTACATGCCCAACCAGTTCAACCACGACACGCAGGACGAGGCGGGCCTGGAGGTGCACCAGTTCTGGCCGCTGGTGGAGATCCAGTGCTCGCCCGACCTCAAGTTCTTCCTGTGCAGCATGTACACGCCCATCTGCCTGGAGGACTACAAGAAGCCGCTGCCGCCCTGCCGCTCGGTGTGCGAGCGCGCCAAGGCCGGCTGCGCGCCGCTCATGCGTCAGTACGGCTTCGCCTGGCCCGACCGCATGCGCTGCGACCGGCTGCCCGAACAGGGCAACCCTGACACGCTGTGCATGGACTACAACCGCACCGACCTCACCACCGCCGCGCCCAGCCCCCCGCGCCgcctgccgccgccgccgcccggcgAGCAGCCGCCCTCGGGCAGCGGCCACGGCCGCCCGCCGGGGGCCAGGCCCCCGCACCGCGGCGGCGGCAGGGGCGGTGGCGGCGGGGACGCGGCGGCGCCCCCAGCtcgcggtggcggcggtggcgggaAGGCGCGGCCCCCTGGCGGCGGCGCGGCTCCCTGCGAGCCCGGGTGCCAATGCCGCGCGCCCATGGTGAGCGTGTCCAGCGAGCGCCACCCGCTCTACAACCGCGTCAAGACAGGCCAGATCGCCAACTGCGCGCTGCCCTGCCACAACCCCTTCTTCAGCCAGGACGAGCGCGCCTTCACGGTCTTCTGGATCGGCCTGTGGTCGGTGCTCTGCTTCGTGTCCACCTTCGCCACCGTCTCCACCTTCCTCATTGACATGGAGCGCTTCAAGTACCCAGAGCGGCCCATCATCTTTCTCTCGGCCTGCTACCTCTTCGTGTCAGTGGGCTACCTAGTGCGCCTGGTGGCGGGCCACGAGAAGGTGGCGTGCAGCGGCGGCGCGCCGGGCGCGGGGGGCGCGGGGGGCGCGGGCGGCGcggcggcgggcgcgggcgcggcgggcgcgggcgcgggcggcCCGGGCGGGCGCGGCGAGTACGAGGAGCTGGGCGCGGTGGAGCAGCACGTGCGCTATGAGACCACCGGCCCCGCGCTGTGCACCGTGGTCTTCTTGCTAGTCTACTTCTTCGGCATGGCCAGTTCCATCTGGTGGGTGATCTTGTCGCTCACGTGGTTTCTGGCGGCCGGCATGAAGTGGGGCAACGAAGCCATCGCCGGCTACTCGCAGTACTTTCACCTGGCCGCATGGCTCGTGCCCAGCGTTAAGTCCATAGCGGTGCTGGCGCTCAGCTCGGTGGACGGCGACCCAGTGGCGGGCATCTGCTACGTGGGCAACCAGAGCCTGGACAATCTGCGCGGCTTCGTGCTGGCGCCGCTGGTCATCTACCTCTTCATTGGCACCATGTTCCTGCTGGCCGGCTTCGTGTCGCTCTTCCGCATCCGCTCAGTCATCAAGCAGCAGGACGGCCCCACCAAGACGCACAAGCTGGAGAAGCTGATGATCCGCCTGGGCCTGTTCACCGTGCTCTACACCGTGCCCGCGGCAGTGGTGGTCGCCTGCCTTTTCTACGAGCAGCACAACCGCCCGCGCTGGGAGGCCACGCACAACTGCCCGTGCCTGCGGGACCTACAGCCTGACCAGGCGCGCAGGCCCGACTACGCCGTCTTCATGCTCAAGTACTTCATGTGCCTAGTGGTGGGCATCACCTCGGGCGTGTGGGTCTGGTCCGGCAAGACGCTGGAGTCCTGGCGCTCCCTGTGCACCCGCTGCTGCTGGGCCAGTAAGGGCGCCGCAgtgggcgggggcgcgggcgccACGGCCGCTGGGggcggcggcgggccggggggcggtggcggcggggggcccggCGGCGGGGGACCAGGCGGTGGCGCGGGCTCTCTCTACAGCGACGTCAGCACCGGCCTGACGTGGCGGTCGGGCACGGCCAGCTCCGTGTCTTATCCAAAGCAGATGCCATTGTCCCAGGTCTGA